Within the Erigeron canadensis isolate Cc75 chromosome 6, C_canadensis_v1, whole genome shotgun sequence genome, the region TGGGTTAAAACTTTCTTCACTCTAATACTTTAGAATTGCAATGGTGATTTTTAGTTTCAAAATATGCGACACTTTTCTATTATAATAAACATCGCACAAATGGTGTCTAATGGTTTTGGATAAATTTTATCATCAATCAACCTAAAAGTCACAACCTGCCAAGGCGGACTGGACTTGTGTGACTTGATAAATGTATGGTTTGTCAGGTTGGCCGGTAAATGGGTTCACTTCTAGTATCTAAAAGTTCGATTTAAGGTTGTGAGGAGTAATGACTAATGATCGAATTGCTTATAGTAGATCTGCACCCAAAAAAAGAAGAGGAAAACTAGAATAAGAAAAAGAAGGGGACAAGTTATTTTAGATCTCACAGGTCGAGCCAAGAATTGATAGTATATGTGATGCTAGTTTACTAgtaatggtatatatatatttgtccctttttaaaagtttactttaGACACGACCCTCGCCAATGAGTTGGCGGAGGTACACGATTTCTGCATCCATAGTGTAAACTTGCGCCATGAAGCTTTCCTTTTCAAAAGCTAGGCGTTGGTTCTCTAGGATGCACACACTGATGTCATCCCCTCGTGAAGCCGTGAGTGCTTTGAGATCATTATTGTAATACTCCAACTGGTTTCTCTGCTATATCACCTCCTCAAGACGAGCCATGAGTTTTTGATTAACCTTGATTAAGTCATGATAACGTTGTTCCATCCATGAGATTTGACCAGAACCAAGGTTATGGTTTAAAGACTCGCACTTAACGGCTGCAGAAGGAACAAAGTAGTGACCCCCGGTTGCGGAGGTCCCATTAGTGTGAACAGGAACTTCAGGGACGACTTGCGAAGGAGTAAAGGGTCCTTTCACAAGATGAGTGTTAGTCtgcataaaaaagaaataaataaaacatattagaCTGAAGGGAGTAGCTCGTTCTCACTCTTAATTTTCGTGTGGAACGCCCCCGGAACGCCTCACTTCGGCCCCGGGGGGCGTTCCACGCCTAGAAAAATCATGCCCCTTTCCTTTTCTAACGCGTCGGAATTGCTTGTCTTCTTGTGGCCATATGGCCGTTGGAGCTTGgaataaagcaaaaaaaattgtttttttttctttctacatttcactttatatatatatatatatatagttatcaaGGGTATAGCTTAGAGGGTGATCGCTGGCCACAAACTTGCAAGAGTCAGCTATTTGCTCACATTCAAGCATTCGTTCCCCACGTTCGAGCTAGTCGAATCAGTACTTATTGTTATACCGTTCGTGCCCCTCAGAGCCACTTAAGTCGCTTTCAAGAATAAAAATTCTGCTTCCAATTGATAGACTGAAATGAATTTAAAGATGTTATGGAGGGTTTAAAAGTCATCGGTGCTGGaactgctatatatatatacacacatacacatatttacataattaaataaatatctatctatgtatcttcaacttttctttcaaaaaattacataCACATATTCTCTTATAAACCAATATATGGATTTCGGTGATTCATCTGGATCTTCTAACGGTCACGACGATTACGAAGATCGTGTCCATAATGTCATTCTTCGAGTTGCCCAACTAGTTCAAAGGCGGCTTGCTGACCAACCTGCCCCAATCATTCACCAAAGGGTACCAGTTGACCGTAATCGTATTGAAGCACAAGCGCGTTTGATGCATGACTACTTTGATGATCAACCGCGATACAACGCGAGACTTTTCAGAAAAAAGTTTCGTATGACAAAACCTTTATTTATGCGGATAGTTGGTGATTTGGAGGCTAGGTACCCATATTTTCAGACGAGATATGACCGGGCTGGGAGAAGAGGGTTCGCCGGCGTACAGAAATGTACATCTGCAATTCGCCAATTGGCATACAGCATGAATAGTGATTTCCTTGACGAGTATTTGCAGATGCCTGAGCGAACTTCAAGGGAAGCGTGTCTAAAATTTTGTATCGGTAATATTTTTTACagtgtatatatttatactatatatatattttttacagagtatttatacttttatatatatatatatattcaaaggtATACGGGAAATTCATGGGCCAACATACCTACAGAGACCAACTCCGACCCATCTGCATCGTATGTACTATGTCCATGAATAACTTCTTGGTTTTCCCGATATGATTGGTAGTATTGATTGTATGCATTGACCATGGGAGATGTGTCTGACGGCTTGGCGAGGTACTTACACAAGCGGTCATGTGGGTAGACCGTCATTGATACTGCAGGCTGTAGCATCCAACGATCTATGGATTTGGAATGCTTATTTTGGACAACAAGGTTCGCACAATGATATCAATGTGTTTGAAGCATCACCGATTCTTGAGGAAATTATTAACGACTTGGCACCTAGTGGTAAAAGTTTAATgataaaagtttaattattaatgtgtaattgtaaatattaatttattattgagtcaatttttgtatgttttatttgtatttgcaGTTTCGTTTTCTGCAAATGGAAACCATTACGAGAAGGGCTACTATTTGGGCGACGACATCTATCCTGAATATGCTACATTTGTGAAGACGTTTTCCGACCCGATTGATGAAAAAAGAAggctttttaagaaaaaacaagagTCGGCACTAATGGGTATTTAGCGGGCTTTCGGTGTGCTTAAAAAACGATGGAAGGTTCTAAAACATCCGGCGCTATATTGGGACAAAAAATCCATTCAAGATGTTTGTTATGCTTGTATCATATTACATAATATGATTCTGGAAGACGAAAGCAAAGCTGTGTGCCAAGACTACAACGCTCAAGAACCGAGCCTAAATCCCGGTTATTGGAGTCACCAAACTCCAATGGAAGTTCGGATCCAAAATCTGCATACCGTCAAAAACTGAGAAACCCACAACATGCTAACGGCAGATTTGGTTGACCATCTTTGGGCGAACACACCACTTCGAGCCTCCAGCCGATCCCTTCGTCGATCTTCGAGATTATGTTAGCACCGACGATGACGACTCtcattagttttatatattttttttatgtaatgttttttagtgtgatgtttttttaaataaaatgtagtatgttttatgtaatttagttttaaataaaaaaaaaatgcctcAAAGGGCATTCCTCCACCCCAAGGGAAGGGGGGAATGCCCCAAATGATTGGAGAGTACCATGTGTCAAGATTTGGATGGAGGAAGGGCATTCCCTTAATGGGCATTCCTTTAATGGGCTACTCCTCCTAGTCTTACATGCTCAATGAAAGTACtaaagtaaacttttaaaaagaGACACAATAAGGTAAAGAATTACCCGACTTTGCTCTCGGTGAGAATCCATTGAGTAGtacatgttaaaataaaaatgaaaaacaagtaatatatatttatctaaaggGAGTAAAAATAATGATTGCTCTATAACTAGCTTTGTAACATGGCATTTACAGTGTCCACGTGACAAGTTAAAAACGACCACAAAATTATGATTCACCATATTGGTTGCTCAGGATGTTTCCACAAGGCTAGTATATATGGTCCTTGTAACTGAAATCATGGAAACTAGTTAAGAACTCCGTGCGTTGCACGGATTGTTTTAAATATTAAGTGTGATAAACTCGTTTTGTTAGCTTCATCTTTCAAATCTTGCTTTCCTATatgcaaaactaataaaattaaagcctaagaataaaatagaaaagggtaTTATTATTACAGTATAAAAAAATCAGAAGTTAATTAGACTTTTGCGTTAAAAAAAGATAGTTATATATGTCCgtaaacaagttttttttaatgtatttatacaattatactTATAAGAAATATTTTATACGTATATATTATATCCccttataataattgtataattataaatattattattattattattattattattattattattattattattattattataataataggTTGTATTCCACTAAATCAAAagaagaatttttttaatttcaatatatgtgtatatgcaTATTAGCATATACGTGGAGTGAATATATACATCTGACAACATGTATTTACTTTTCAGTTTATTTACTGTATTTCTTAGACACCTGGATGGCTGGATGTTCATTTGCACATGCTATCATTGTGTCTTCTCTCTTTATATCAATCCAACTTACATTGTTAATGATTAAACTCATAAAGCAAtacacacatttcataattcACTTATACAATCATCTATCTATACATAATCTACTTTTGCTCATCACTTGGAACCGGCATGATATGGGATGGTGCTTGGCCAGTAATAGAAGTGGGGATGTCGAAACTATTGATATATAGATCTACATATATAATGATTAATGAGTGAAGAAGAGACAAAGAACAACGACATTCTCTAGCCGCCCGCCACCGTCAGCACCAACATATTAATCCCCCCTACTTTCTTCCCTCAAAATTACCTCATGAATCCATTTCCTTCCGCCCATAAAGTGTTCAAAAATCAAGTTCTTAGGTGTATGAAAAAGTGTCTTCTCAAAAATCGAGTTGTTTTGTAGatggaaaagttattttattgtttttttatttatacattttatgtatttgtattaattttcagtatatagaatagatagattTAGATTAATAGTGATAGGCTGATGGCGgacagaggcggtaccaggaaaaaatttcaaaggaggcaaacttaaaaaacttatgaaaaataaatctaaaaggggtcaaaatgttaaaaacctatagaaattttttaaaaatttatgaaaaatttaaaaatacatgacaaaattaaaatttggaggggcattggacccccttgcccaCTTTAGTACCACCCCTGATGGCGGTGGTTGTGGTTGCAAGTTTTGGTGATAGGTGtatgatgaaatgaaatgaaatgagaagCATGAGAGGggtaaaaacaattttattaaaagagtGAGCAGACAATCTTTTATTGGATGAAAGTCTAATGTAGCCAACCAAGTTGAGTACACGCCGACCAAGTGAATTAAGAGCCGACCAAGCCGTGTACTGTAGTAGTTTAAATccggattgttatatatataatgaataaatacttAACATAGTGTACTGTAGTAGTTTAAATccggattgttatatatataatgaataaatacttAACATAGTGTACTGTAGTAGTTTAAATccggattgttatatatataatgaataaatacttAACATAACACTAACGACATTAACCACTTCTAAAATAAAGGTGTAGTATAAGGAATTCATTATATTACCATAGGATACAAGATAAAATGCATATGTCATGTATTAAAATTCTATTGGAAGTTTTGAGTAagactagttatatatatatatatatatatataactaataataataaaaattcacatactcaaaaattttattttttaagcatTTGAATTTGGGGGCTTGAAGACATACATACGATAATGTAGTCGAggaaataaaatctatataaattaatgacaCTATTTCAAATCACCAAGAGACACCCTTTCGAGTTATGAAAGGACACCCTTTCAAATCATCAATGGACACCCTTTCAAATCACTAAGAGGCACCCTTTCGAGTCATGACAGAACACCCTTTCAAATCACCAAGGAACACTCTTTCGAATCACCAAGAGGCACCCTATCGAGTCACCAGGGTCATCCCTATCACTATAAATAATGACTCAAATCATGAAGAATGAACATTATAAGTTTTCACATAAAACTCTCTATACTCCAAATCTCTCTGACAACAAAACTCTCTAATCATCATCTAGcaaatataacaaaaacatatatcgTCACCATATGATCAAATGACGTAAAATCGTATATATAATACGAGTTATCAGTATGGAATCGCCACCCAACTATCCTAATTCTTCTCACATCTTCCCATGCTAAGTGTCATGGGACCGATGTACCCTTCTTATTGTATAATGATATTATATTGTATACTTGTAaaacatctatctatatatatatactaaagtAGAAGCAAAGTTGGTTCTTTAGCACTTCAATAATTAGAGTACTAAATGGGgttaattactattattaacTATAATCTATGTATATTTGTGGTTTTGTGTATTACATTATGTATTTTGCATTTATATTGGGTTGatattagttaataaataaatgacgTAGTTGGCTTTGTTTACCCgataatttaaatatttgtgTGTTAATGCAATATTATGTATAATGGGCTTTATTTATAGAACCCAACCATTCATATTCCCACCAGACATGCAGTTAGTATTCAATCAAAAGAAGTTTATTTGGGATTTTGGACTTTCTAAATCCTAATTCAGTTCATCTTCTTCAAGCCGGTTCATGTCTCATGTATGATGAAACACTCAACACCTCACCACACCCCCACAACCAACAGCCCACTGCCTCAATCCCTCCGGCCAACCATTATAAAATGGTAAGGATTTTACATCTTACACAACTCAATTATCCAACCGCTTGAAGGGTTATTCTCGAAGCTTATTATACTACAAAAGCAGGTTTCTAATGATTCATATCTTTCACTAAATATACTCCTTTTTCGAGTTTAATTTCTGACTCATTACTAACTCATTAGAGTAGGAACGTATTCTTTTCCTTTacttattttatcaattttgttTTAAAGTTATCTATTGTCAATCGTTGTATATTGTgaatgcttatatatatatatatatatatatatatatatatatatatatattttactatattcACATATAAGTAGTCCTTGCACAATTTGTAGTAGGGGTGATGCCACTTTATGTCCAAATATGGTTATCAAAGCTGGGTAACATGGTTAGTTTTATTTGCCTTctgttttgtttagtttttgaatttttagtattatatatttgtcaTATTCTTTGATGTAAAAGTTTTGAACGGGTACGGCTTTTTCTCCATCATTCTTTAAATAATTGACAACCTTTGTAATTGAAATTTGATGTGGTTTCTGAATTATTTTATTAGTGTAGATTcaagaattttttatttgttggctTTAAATAGATATTTTGAATGGGTGTTCTATTTAATGTTTTTCTTCTAGGATTAAATCTCAAGTTCAAGGTACTTCTGTTTTAGCTATTTTGTTTAATAGCCTATTAATGTGTGTAAgaatgtttgttttttgttttttttagtcgCTGACACACCTGAGGCCTTCAATGAAACCAGGTACATATATTGGTTGATAGAGTAgtcttaa harbors:
- the LOC122604276 gene encoding uncharacterized protein LOC122604276 encodes the protein MDFGDSSGSSNGHDDYEDRVHNVILRVAQLVQRRLADQPAPIIHQRVPVDRNRIEAQARLMHDYFDDQPRYNARLFRKKFRMTKPLFMRIVGDLEARYPYFQTRYDRAGRRGFAGVQKCTSAIRQLAYSMNSDFLDEYLQMPERTSREACLKFCIVSFSANGNHYEKGYYLGDDIYPEYATFVKTFSDPIDEKRRLFKKKQESALMGI